GGTATTGCAAGAGGAATGGACAAGATTACATTGCAAACCTCCTTCCCTGCCGATGAGGTCGGAAACGGAATTTTGGATGAAGCACTGCTTGATGAAAGCGAATACAATCTTGCAAGCGTCATCTCCGAAGATGAATACAAAGAAACATTCGGTTCATGGATTCACCCATTTACCGGAATTAACATGATTGACTTTTACCGTGAACTTATCGAAAGCGAGGACTGTGAAGTCGAGTTCGTCTTTTCAAATGACATTAAAACCATCCTTGACTACACAAACGATGTTCTGACCTGTGACATCCACACCCGTGAAAAGACAACAAAACTGCTTAAGTCACTGGGCGCAAACGTTTATGGAATGCATGAGGTTTTAACCGAACCTGTCGGAGATTCAGGATACAACCCTGACTACGGCCTTTTAGGTTCAAACAAGGCAACCGAGGAAAAACTTAAGCTCTTCCCTAAAACCGGGCAGGAACTTGTTGAAGAGGTACAGAAAAGACTTATTGACCTTACCGGAAAACAGATTGAAGTTATGGTTTACGGTGACGGCGCATTCAAGGATCCTGTTGGAAAAATCTGGGAACTTGCTGACCCTGTAGTTTCACCGGCACATACCGCAGGACTCGTCGGTACTCCAAATGAGATTAAATTGAAATACGTTTCAGACAACAAGTTCGCCGATTTGAAAGGCGATGAGCTGAAAGATGCAATCAAGGAAGAAATCAAACACAAGGATGCTGACCTTACCGGTCAGATGATTACAGAAGGAACCACACCAAGAAGACTGACCGATTTAATCGGGTCACTTTGTGATTTGACAAGCGGTTCAGGAGACAAGGGAACACCTGTTGTGTTCATCCAAGGGTACTTTGATAATTTAGCAAATGACTAAATTATTATCCCACCCCTTTCTTATTTTTTCATATCCAAACCCACAAAATTATCCTCTTTTTTTAAAAAAAATTTAAAAAAATTAAAAATAATGCCTTAAAAATAATCAAAATACATTATAACACGGGTTAAGTTAGTTTAAATGAAATGGAATCAAATATATATTAAAAAATCCAAAATAAACATGTAAAAAAAGTTAAAAAGATGTTTTTATGTTGGATGTAATTGTAACAATATTGACTGAAATTGATAATGTAATGTATTTTCCAATTCTGATTATTGTCATGGCAATAGCTGGATTGTATTTCACCATTCGAACAAAGGGAGTTCAAATAAGACTATTCAGAGAATCCCTACGTCTTCTTCTAGAACCGTCAGGAGACGATAATGCGGTATCATCACTACAGGCAATGCTGGTTTCGACAGCTTCACGGGTGGGAACCGGTAACATCATCGGTGTTTCAACCGCCATCTGTATTGGAGGGCCCGGCGCATGCTTTTGGATGTGGGTAATGTGTATCATTGGAGCCTCATCCGCATTCATTGAAAGTACCCTTGCCCAGATTTACAAAAGAAAGGATGAAAACGGAAGCTTCTATGGAGGACCTGCATACTACATTGAACAGGGCCTAAAAAACCATAAGCTCGCAATTCTCTTCTGCATATTCCTTATCGCTACATATGCCGTCGGATTCAATCTGCTGTGCTCCTACAATCTTCAGTCAACATTCATTGAATACTCATTTTACAACCCTTCCACAACACCGGCAATCATAGGTTTCATACTTGCCGTTTTGACCGGATACTGTTTGTTCGGTGGCGGAAAGAGAATTGTTAGCGTCACCAGTACAGTTGTTCCTCTTATGGGTGTTTCATATGTTATTGTTGCCCTAATCGTGATAGCATTCAATTATGCAAACATCCCTTCAATGTTTATTCTCATCCTTCAGGACGCCTTTGATTTCAAGTCCATAGCGGGAGGTATTGTAGGGTCATGTCTCGTATACGGTATCAAAAGGGGACTCTTTTCAAACGAGGCAGGTGTGGGATCTGCTCCTAACGCTTCCGCTTCAGCAAATGTGACACATCCTGTAAAACAGGGACTGGTCCAGACATTGTCAGTCTATATTGACACACTGCTCCTGTGTACCGCTACAGCACTCATGTGCCTTTCCACAGGTGTTGCAAGAAACGCCGCAGTTTCAGGCGCTCCTTATGTTCAGGATGCAATATCCACAGTCTTTGGCATTGCAGGACCTATATTCATCACAGTAGCAATGGTGCTCTTCGCATTTACAACCCTTCTTGGAAATCTGTTCTATGTCGACAATGCACTGACCTTTTTGAACCATAAAAAGAAGCCTTCAAAAAGGTTCATGAGAATATTTTACATCTGCGCCACATTAATCATATTTGTTGGTGCTATTATCCCAATGGATGCGGCCTGGGCCGCTGCAGACATCACAATGGGATTGATGACACTTATCAACCTGCCTACATGTGTACTTATGGGAAAAACAGCTCTGGACTGCCTTAAGGATTATGAAACCCAGAAAAAGTCAGGACAAAACCCGGTCTTTATGGCTTCAAACATAGGCATGAATGAAGAGGAACTTGATACATGGAAATGAATCAAATCCTCCTTTAAAATTTTTACATTTACGATTGATTAAATTAGCATCTATAGCTAAACTTTTGATAATTTTAATCCTATTTTTAAAAATATTATAGCAGCCACATATTTCAAAAAATATGTTAAAGAAGATGCAATAACAAAATATAGTTACAGTGATTTCGTGCAAAATAAGTTGTTTTAGAAAAAAAAGAGTTTAAGTTGAAACCACTTGGAGTGATTTCAATTCATGTTTAATTTTTAATGTATTTTTTCAGGTCTTCAGCCTTGTCGGTTTCTTCCCAAGGTAGACCTTCAATACCGAAGTGACCGTATTTTGCGGTCTGTTTGTATTGGGTATCCCTTAAACCTAAGGTTTCGATGATTCCGTCAGGAGTTAACCTGAAGTTTTCACGTACGATTTCCTCAAAGGTCTTGTCACCTATATCAGCGCCGGTACCGAATGTGTCAACCATGACGGAAGTAGGTTCGGCAACACCGATAGCATAGGACAGTTGGATTTCACATTTTTCAGCAAGTCCGCTTGCAACGAGGTTTTTGGCAACGTATCTTGCCATGTAACATGCACTGCGGTCCACTTTGGTACAGTCCTTACCTGAAAATGCTCCACCACCGTGTCTTGCATAACCTCCATAGGTATCAACAATGATCTTACGGCCGGTTAAACCTGCATCCCCGTGAGGTCCGCCTATTTCGAATTTACCGGTAGGGTTAATGTGCTCTTTGGTATTTTCGGTAATGAGTCCTTCAGGAATTACAGCCTTGAACAGCTTTTCACGGATGTCTGCTTTCAGCTGTTCCTGGTTTTCAGACATTGATTCATCATGCTGGGTTGACAATACGATTGCATCCAATGAAAGAACATTGCCATCCTTATCATAGTTTACAGATACCTGTGCCTTACCGTCAGGTCTTAGGTATGGCAGTTCACCGGATTCCCTTAATTCGGTTAACTTGTTGGTCAGCTTACGTGCCAGATCGATTGGATAAGGCATCAGGGATTCGGTTTCGTTTGTTGCATAACCGAACATCATACCCTGGTCTCCAGCACCGGTTTCCTCGTCGCCCCTGTCAACACCCTGGTTGATGTCCTGGGACTGTGCATGGAGCCTGTTGTCCACTTTACATTTGTGACCATCAAATTCGAGTTCAGGCTTGTCATAACCGATTTCGATAATGGTGTCCCTAATGATTTTTTCAATATCTTTTTTTGTAAGATCAGCATCAGAGGTAATCTCACCGAATACCAAACAATAGTCAGTTGTTACACAGGTTTCACATGCAACGTGTGAATTCTTGTCCTGTGCCATGTATGCATCCAATATTGCATCAGATATGATATCTGCAACCTTGTCAGGGTGTCCCTGAGTTACTGATTCTGATGTAAATGTTCTATATACTTCGCTCATAAATATCAATCCAATAAGTATAATAATTCGTTAATGGTATAATTTTTTGAATTACCTATAAAAATACCTTTCCATTTTTTGAAATTCCCTCATTCGAAAAAAAACTTTAATTTAATGAAATTTAAGGTAAATATCGATGTAAGTGAGCACTTACATTCGAAAATCTTTATATATGAACTATTATAAATGATTAAACAGGACTTAGAACTTTAAATTAAAAAATAGGTGATAAAATGGTATATTCAAAAATGCAATCAGCACAAAACATTGTCTCATATATAGAAGCAATCTTCCAAAAAATCTGAAAATAAACACGACGAATGAATCCCACACTACAATCTCTTTTTTTCAATTTTATTTTTTAAAGCAATGCTTTTAAATATTTTATAAAACATATTTTAATTAAAACGCTCACATTTTTTTAAGTGATAAAATGAATGATAAAATTAGTATTATCTTACCGATTTTTAACGTTGGAGACCATCTGAAAGGAGGAATAGACTCCCTTTTAAACCAGACTATAGGTCAGGAAAACCTTGAAATAATAATGGTCAATGACTGCTCAACAGACGGGTCCGACAAAATCATAGATGAATATGCCGAAAAGTACGACTGCTGCATTGCAATACACCATGAGAAAAACAGTGGCGCAGCATACACTCCACGTAACACAGGAATTGACGCCTGTACCGGTGATTACATAATGTTTTTGGATCCGGATGACAGATACACCCCGGACGCATGTGAAACATTATACAAGGCAGCCACCGAACACGATGCGCAGATGGCATTCGCAAGGTTTAGAAGAATATTCGAGTATGGAGGCAAGGTTCAGAAATCATACTCCCCATACATGGACGAAATCGAAAAGTACTATCCCGACGAGACCTTTGAAACAGAAAACTTCATAAAGGTGCCGGATTTCATATGGGACAATTTCGTTGAAAGGCTCCTGTACGGAAAACCCCTGGAGGTCACCTACCCTCGTGACAAGCCGTTGAATGTAATAAGCGTGGACAATATCGAACAGGAACCGGACATGCTCAAGATGCACCCGTCAGTATGGTGCAAGATTTACAGAAGAGACCTGATTATGGACAATGACATACGTTTCCAGCCTTACGTTTCAGGAGACGACATGGCATTTACACTTGAAACCCTCCTTAACGCAAAAGGAATCGTGTTTTTAAACAATTTCATGTCCTATGACTATTACATACGTGATCTTCCATCCGACAAGTCAATTACAAACACAGTAAACGTCAGACTTCTGGATGAGCTGATGGAATCATACATATACTGCAGGAAATGTACCGAAGGGTATTCAAAGGAAGTCCAAAACGTCAGCGTAAACCCTCACCTGCTGCACTGGACATATACCTGGAAAAATTCACCGTTTACAAAAGAGGAAAACAAATTGCTTTTAAGCAAAGTAAACAAACTCAAAAAAATCCATCAGACAGACCTGAAAACCAAATGGCTGCTTTCAAGCATGACCACAGCACTTGAAACCAAAATTCACACTTCCAAGGAGTGACCGTTCAAAAATAGAACCAGCTCATCAAGAGAGTCGATAACGATTCCCCCGTTTGAGGATATCAAATCCTCAATTTTTTTAAGGGATTTAATCTGATGGGCAGTCCACCCATTGCCATCATCCGAATCCAAAACGCAAATGACTGTTTTTTGAGGATGCTTAATGCTTGCATCAACCGCCTCTGCAATTGAATAGAACCCCTCCAATTTGGGAGTTAGTACAAAAAGCAGATAATCGCTTTTATCCTTCGCATCCTCTTCAGCCTGCATGGCCTTCTCATTCCACTCATCAACAACCGGATTGAAATAGTCGATTTTCAGTTTTGGAATTAATTCATCTCTCCATTTTGAACCGTTGACGGTTCCGCCAAGAAACACCATCATAATTAAGACTATTTTTGAAATGCAATCGTAAAATACTTTTCTATAAAGCTTTTGATTTAATGAAGGCCCGACCGGTTCAATCCTAACATATTTCAAAAGGCCCAATAAGCGTGAGCCGATTGCCCATATTTTTTCAATGAGAACGACAGGTAAAATACCATTCTAAACGAATTTGGAGATTGCAACAATACAGAAAATCAAAAGTAATGACAACAGGAAAATCAAAGAATTCGTAAAAAGTTAAAAACAATCAGCACCAATATTACTATAGGAGAATTAGCATGAAATATGATTATTTGATTGTCGGATCAGGTTTATTTGGTTCCATAATAGCTTATGAAATGACAAAAATCGGCAAAAAATGCCTTGTAATTGAAAAGCGTGACCATATTGGAGGTAACGTCTACACTGAAAATACTGAAAACATCAATGTGCACAAATACGGTGCGCACATCTTCCATACCAACAACAGAGAGGTATGGGAATACATCAACCAGTTTGCAGACTTCAACAGATACACAAACTCACCTGTTGCAAACT
This region of uncultured Methanobrevibacter sp. genomic DNA includes:
- a CDS encoding glycosyltransferase, translating into MNDKISIILPIFNVGDHLKGGIDSLLNQTIGQENLEIIMVNDCSTDGSDKIIDEYAEKYDCCIAIHHEKNSGAAYTPRNTGIDACTGDYIMFLDPDDRYTPDACETLYKAATEHDAQMAFARFRRIFEYGGKVQKSYSPYMDEIEKYYPDETFETENFIKVPDFIWDNFVERLLYGKPLEVTYPRDKPLNVISVDNIEQEPDMLKMHPSVWCKIYRRDLIMDNDIRFQPYVSGDDMAFTLETLLNAKGIVFLNNFMSYDYYIRDLPSDKSITNTVNVRLLDELMESYIYCRKCTEGYSKEVQNVSVNPHLLHWTYTWKNSPFTKEENKLLLSKVNKLKKIHQTDLKTKWLLSSMTTALETKIHTSKE
- the metK gene encoding methionine adenosyltransferase, coding for MSEVYRTFTSESVTQGHPDKVADIISDAILDAYMAQDKNSHVACETCVTTDYCLVFGEITSDADLTKKDIEKIIRDTIIEIGYDKPELEFDGHKCKVDNRLHAQSQDINQGVDRGDEETGAGDQGMMFGYATNETESLMPYPIDLARKLTNKLTELRESGELPYLRPDGKAQVSVNYDKDGNVLSLDAIVLSTQHDESMSENQEQLKADIREKLFKAVIPEGLITENTKEHINPTGKFEIGGPHGDAGLTGRKIIVDTYGGYARHGGGAFSGKDCTKVDRSACYMARYVAKNLVASGLAEKCEIQLSYAIGVAEPTSVMVDTFGTGADIGDKTFEEIVRENFRLTPDGIIETLGLRDTQYKQTAKYGHFGIEGLPWEETDKAEDLKKYIKN
- a CDS encoding nucleoside 2-deoxyribosyltransferase domain-containing protein, whose protein sequence is MMVFLGGTVNGSKWRDELIPKLKIDYFNPVVDEWNEKAMQAEEDAKDKSDYLLFVLTPKLEGFYSIAEAVDASIKHPQKTVICVLDSDDGNGWTAHQIKSLKKIEDLISSNGGIVIDSLDELVLFLNGHSLEV
- a CDS encoding sodium:alanine symporter family protein, which encodes MLDVIVTILTEIDNVMYFPILIIVMAIAGLYFTIRTKGVQIRLFRESLRLLLEPSGDDNAVSSLQAMLVSTASRVGTGNIIGVSTAICIGGPGACFWMWVMCIIGASSAFIESTLAQIYKRKDENGSFYGGPAYYIEQGLKNHKLAILFCIFLIATYAVGFNLLCSYNLQSTFIEYSFYNPSTTPAIIGFILAVLTGYCLFGGGKRIVSVTSTVVPLMGVSYVIVALIVIAFNYANIPSMFILILQDAFDFKSIAGGIVGSCLVYGIKRGLFSNEAGVGSAPNASASANVTHPVKQGLVQTLSVYIDTLLLCTATALMCLSTGVARNAAVSGAPYVQDAISTVFGIAGPIFITVAMVLFAFTTLLGNLFYVDNALTFLNHKKKPSKRFMRIFYICATLIIFVGAIIPMDAAWAAADITMGLMTLINLPTCVLMGKTALDCLKDYETQKKSGQNPVFMASNIGMNEEELDTWK
- a CDS encoding coenzyme F420-0:L-glutamate ligase; this encodes MRCVGTVVRGIRTPIIKENDDLATIVVDSLMAAKESENFEFKDKDVVAITEAVVGISEGNYVTVDDIAEDLQNKFPSKSIGVVNPILSRNRFSMVLKGIARGMDKITLQTSFPADEVGNGILDEALLDESEYNLASVISEDEYKETFGSWIHPFTGINMIDFYRELIESEDCEVEFVFSNDIKTILDYTNDVLTCDIHTREKTTKLLKSLGANVYGMHEVLTEPVGDSGYNPDYGLLGSNKATEEKLKLFPKTGQELVEEVQKRLIDLTGKQIEVMVYGDGAFKDPVGKIWELADPVVSPAHTAGLVGTPNEIKLKYVSDNKFADLKGDELKDAIKEEIKHKDADLTGQMITEGTTPRRLTDLIGSLCDLTSGSGDKGTPVVFIQGYFDNLAND